In Actinomycetota bacterium, the following are encoded in one genomic region:
- the eno gene encoding phosphopyruvate hydratase: MERAGGIAVSAIERVWAWEALDSRGTPTVACEVVLATGARGQAIVPSGASTGTYEAHELRDGGDRYGGRGVRTAVGNVNGPLAASVHGLDAADQEAVDAALRAADGTPNLGTLGANAVLAVSVASALAAAEDAGEPLWRRLGDPLIPMPMVNILSGGAHAARAVDVQDFLVVPVGAHSFAEAIEWAWRVRRATAELCAERGLVSALIADEGGLGPPLGSNREALDLLASGIERAGLEPGSQAAIAIDVAATQFHDAGRYTLAAEERVLDAGELVSMLEGWCDAHPIVSIEDPLADDDWEGWREATVRLGSRVQLLGDDLFVTDLARLETGIGSATANSVLVKPNQTGTVSGAASVVRRCAEAGYAAVVSARSGETEDSWMSDMAVGWGAGQIKVGSTMRSERTAKWNRVLRIEAELGEAARFAGRTVIGGRHVAV, encoded by the coding sequence ATGGAGCGCGCTGGAGGGATCGCGGTGAGCGCGATCGAGCGCGTCTGGGCGTGGGAGGCGCTCGACTCCCGGGGCACACCGACCGTCGCCTGCGAGGTGGTCCTCGCGACAGGCGCGCGCGGACAGGCCATCGTGCCGTCCGGGGCGTCGACCGGGACCTATGAGGCGCACGAGCTCCGCGACGGGGGGGACCGATACGGGGGCCGGGGGGTCCGGACGGCGGTCGGCAACGTGAACGGACCCCTGGCCGCGTCCGTCCACGGCCTGGACGCCGCCGACCAGGAAGCGGTGGACGCCGCCCTGCGGGCCGCGGACGGCACCCCGAACCTCGGGACCCTCGGGGCGAACGCGGTGCTGGCGGTGTCCGTCGCCTCCGCTCTCGCCGCCGCCGAGGACGCCGGGGAGCCCCTCTGGCGCAGGCTGGGAGACCCGCTGATCCCCATGCCGATGGTGAACATCCTGTCCGGGGGAGCCCACGCCGCGCGGGCGGTGGACGTCCAGGACTTCCTCGTCGTCCCGGTCGGCGCCCACTCCTTCGCGGAGGCGATCGAGTGGGCCTGGCGGGTGAGGCGGGCAACGGCCGAGCTCTGCGCCGAGCGTGGGCTGGTCTCGGCCCTCATCGCCGACGAGGGTGGGCTCGGTCCCCCGCTCGGCTCGAACCGGGAGGCGCTCGACCTGCTGGCGTCCGGCATCGAGAGGGCGGGGCTCGAACCCGGCTCCCAGGCGGCGATCGCCATCGATGTAGCAGCCACCCAGTTCCACGACGCGGGACGGTACACCCTCGCCGCCGAGGAGAGGGTCCTCGACGCAGGCGAGCTGGTCTCCATGCTCGAAGGCTGGTGCGACGCCCACCCGATCGTCTCGATCGAGGACCCCCTGGCCGACGACGACTGGGAGGGCTGGCGGGAGGCGACCGTCCGTCTCGGCTCGCGGGTGCAGCTGCTCGGCGACGACCTGTTCGTGACCGACCTGGCCCGTCTCGAGACCGGCATCGGCTCCGCGACCGCCAACTCCGTCCTCGTGAAGCCGAACCAGACCGGGACGGTGAGCGGGGCGGCATCGGTCGTGCGCCGGTGCGCCGAGGCCGGGTACGCGGCCGTCGTCTCGGCCCGCTCGGGCGAGACCGAGGACTCATGGATGTCGGATATGGCCGTCGGGTGGGGGGCGGGTCAGATCAAGGTCGGCTCGACGATGCGGTCGGAGCGGACGGCCAAGTGGAACCGGGTCCTGCGCATCGAGGCCGAGCTCGGCGAGGCCGCTCGCTTCGCCGGACGCACGGTGATCGGAGGTAGGCATGTCGCGGTTTGA
- a CDS encoding aminoglycoside phosphotransferase family protein has protein sequence MSADLLTPGTVVDHLVGRGLVQSGSEAQVVELGGGVSNVVLAVRTPSLRVVVKQSLPRLRVEDEWFAKRERAMTEADVLRLGAELTPGSVPAVLDADPDACALVIEEAPDGWTDWKQDLLHGQVDTRVAAEVGRVVGVWHRETADPDTYARRFGDHEAFEQLRVDPYHRTVIRRRPEIASAVAALVDRMESSRACLVHGDLSPKNILAGPGGVWVVDAEVAHFGDPAFDRAFMTNHLMLKAIHRPQDASAYRAASSAFNEAYLAQGPPDREPAYVNGHVGCLMAARVDGKSPAEYLTGPEREVARAVARRLLDRPPDTLEGAWSALEGSR, from the coding sequence ATGAGCGCCGACCTCCTCACTCCGGGCACCGTCGTGGACCACCTCGTCGGTCGCGGCCTCGTCCAGAGCGGGTCCGAGGCCCAGGTCGTGGAGCTCGGGGGCGGAGTGTCCAACGTCGTGCTGGCCGTCCGGACGCCGTCCCTGCGCGTCGTCGTGAAGCAGTCGCTGCCGCGCCTGCGCGTGGAGGACGAGTGGTTCGCGAAGCGGGAGAGGGCGATGACCGAGGCGGACGTGCTCCGATTGGGAGCCGAGCTCACCCCGGGCAGCGTCCCAGCGGTGCTCGACGCCGACCCGGACGCGTGCGCGCTCGTGATCGAGGAGGCACCGGACGGCTGGACCGACTGGAAGCAGGATCTGCTCCATGGGCAGGTGGATACCCGCGTGGCGGCGGAGGTGGGGCGGGTGGTCGGCGTCTGGCACCGCGAGACCGCCGACCCCGACACGTACGCGCGCAGGTTCGGTGACCACGAAGCCTTCGAGCAGCTGCGCGTCGACCCCTATCACCGGACGGTGATCCGCCGCCGCCCCGAGATCGCATCGGCCGTCGCGGCCCTCGTGGATCGGATGGAGAGCTCGCGGGCCTGCCTCGTTCACGGCGACCTGTCGCCGAAGAACATCCTGGCCGGCCCGGGCGGGGTCTGGGTGGTGGACGCCGAGGTCGCCCATTTCGGCGACCCCGCGTTCGACCGCGCCTTCATGACGAACCACCTCATGCTGAAGGCGATCCACCGGCCCCAGGACGCGTCGGCATACCGGGCGGCGTCCTCCGCCTTCAACGAGGCGTACCTGGCTCAGGGTCCGCCCGACCGGGAGCCCGCCTACGTGAACGGGCACGTGGGGTGCCTCATGGCCGCGCGCGTCGACGGGAAGTCCCCGGCCGAGTACCTCACCGGGCCCGAGCGGGAGGTGGCCCGGGCCGTGGCCCGCCGACTGCTCGACCGTCCCCCCGACACCCTGGAGGGCGCATGGAGCGCGCTGGAGGGATCGCGGTGA
- a CDS encoding ROK family transcriptional regulator produces MRELNRSLVLDVIKENSPISRAAIAKQTSLAKPTVSAIIDDLIAEGLVREIGPGQTTSGGGRPPILLEFNGRSQFLVGIQVGVKRTTIVVADARGEELERTEMSTPHGDASAALQRISESVHRSVAAAGASLKRLGAVGVCLPGLVDLHTGVCLLAPNLGWKDVPVAATLTASLGVPVYVVNTVDAALVVEHVEGVARGAQDAVLLYIGRGIGAAFITEGRLLHGASGLAGEIGHCHLPGASQPCNCGKVGCLEAEADARAIVRAVREAVASGRGTTLDGSDEDLRAEDVAAAAAEGDELSLEVLRDAGRRIGVAVSWLINLFNPQIVVIGGGIAGAGEPLLGPLREAALEHALPQATSQVEIKPWAFGPNATVRGAVLVALQYAETYYRVIFQG; encoded by the coding sequence ATGCGCGAGCTCAACCGCTCGCTCGTCCTCGACGTGATCAAGGAGAACAGCCCCATCTCGCGTGCGGCCATCGCGAAGCAGACGTCGCTGGCCAAACCGACCGTATCCGCGATCATCGACGACCTGATCGCGGAGGGGCTGGTCCGCGAGATCGGGCCCGGGCAGACGACCTCGGGAGGGGGCCGCCCCCCGATCCTGCTCGAGTTCAACGGCCGGTCGCAGTTCCTGGTCGGGATCCAGGTCGGGGTGAAGCGGACCACGATCGTCGTGGCCGACGCCCGGGGTGAGGAGCTCGAGCGCACGGAGATGTCCACCCCGCATGGCGACGCGTCGGCCGCGCTCCAGAGGATCAGCGAGAGCGTGCACCGGTCCGTCGCCGCAGCGGGGGCGAGCCTGAAGCGGCTCGGGGCGGTGGGGGTCTGCCTCCCCGGCCTCGTCGACCTGCACACGGGTGTCTGCCTGCTCGCGCCGAACCTGGGATGGAAGGACGTCCCGGTCGCGGCCACGCTGACCGCGTCGCTGGGCGTGCCGGTCTACGTCGTGAACACCGTGGACGCCGCCCTCGTCGTCGAGCACGTCGAGGGGGTCGCCCGGGGCGCGCAGGACGCCGTGCTCCTGTACATCGGACGGGGCATCGGCGCCGCGTTCATAACCGAGGGACGCCTGCTGCACGGAGCCTCGGGGCTGGCGGGCGAGATCGGACACTGCCACCTGCCGGGCGCCTCGCAGCCCTGCAACTGCGGGAAGGTCGGCTGCCTCGAGGCGGAGGCGGACGCGCGGGCGATCGTGCGCGCCGTCCGGGAGGCCGTCGCGTCCGGACGCGGAACGACCCTCGACGGCAGCGACGAGGACCTGCGGGCCGAGGACGTGGCCGCCGCTGCCGCCGAGGGCGACGAGCTCTCGCTCGAGGTGCTGCGAGACGCCGGGCGCCGCATCGGCGTCGCCGTGTCCTGGCTGATCAACCTCTTCAACCCGCAGATCGTGGTGATCGGGGGTGGCATCGCGGGAGCGGGGGAGCCGCTCCTCGGTCCCCTGCGTGAGGCGGCCCTCGAGCACGCGCTCCCGCAGGCGACGTCGCAGGTGGAGATCAAGCCGTGGGCCTTCGGTCCGAACGCGACGGTGCGCGGCGCCGTGCTCGTCGCGCTGCAGTACGCCGAGACGTACTACCGCGTCATCTTCCAGGGCTGA